The DNA region GGCGCGGCTGATCTCCAAGGTCGGCGGGCGGCTCGTCGCCTATTACGTTACCTTCGGCGAATATGATTTTCTCGCCATCGCTGAAGCGCCTGACGACGTGCAGATGGCGGCGGCTTTGTTCGCTGCCGGCGCGGGCGGCGGCGTCACCGATCTGCGCACCACGGTGGCGTTGACATCGATCGAAGCCAAGGGGGCTTTCGCCGCCGCGGCTGACCTCGCGCCAAGCTTCAAGTCCGCGGGAGGTGGCTGAACGGGGGAATAAACCAAACAAGGCGGCGGTTATAATTCGCCGCGGCGACACGCGACAACGATACAAACGTCAAAGATACAAACTTCGAACAAAGCTGAACGTGAAAGGGAGGATCATGCGTACATTCATTCGTCTGGCGGCTCTGCTGGTGCCGCTTGTGATCGCGAGCGCCGCGGGCGCGCAGAACTATCCGAACCGTGTCGTGAAGATGGTCGTGCCGTTCGGCGCGGGCGGACCGGCCGACGTCTATGCGCGCGTTCTGGCACAGTATCTGACCGAAGAGACCAAGCAGTCTTTCGTGATCGAGAACCGTCCCGGCGCCGGCGCGGTGATCGGCACCGACGCCGTCGCCAAGGCGACGCCGGACGGCTACACGCTGCTGGTCATGTCGAACACGCACACCACCAACGAGTCCTTGCTGGCCAACAAGCCGTACCAGTTGATGCGCGACTTCGTGCCGGTGGCGACGATCAACTACTCGGACTTGTTGATGGTGGTGAATCCCTCGGTCCCGGCCAAGACGGTGAAAGAGTTCATCGATCTGGCGAAGAAAGAGCCGGGTAAACTCAATTACGCCTCGTCCGGTCCGGGCACGCCGTATCACATGGCCGGCGAGCTGTTCAAAGCCATGAGCCACACCGACGTCGTGCACGTGCCGCACAAGGCGTCCGGCGACGCGCGCAACAGCGTCGTCTCCGGCACCGTGCAGATGATGCTCGACGCCGTCACCACCATGAAGGCGCTTTCGGAAGGCGGCCAGGTGCGCGCGCTCGCCACCACCGGTGCCACCCGCAACCCGCTGACGCCCGACCTGCCGACGGTGGCGGAAACGGTCCCCGGTTACGAGGCCACCATCTGGCTCGGCGTGATGGCGCCAAAGGGCACGCCGAAAGAGGTCATTGCGTACCTCAATGCCGCCATCAATAAGGTGATCAATCGCGACGACGTGAAAGCGGCGTGGTTGAAGCAGGGCGCGATTCCGCTGGTGAAGACGCCGGAGGAGTTCGATGCCTATCTGCGCAAGGATATCGAGAAGTGGGCCGAGGTCGTGAAGGTCTCGGGCGCGAAGGTGCAGTAAGCGGAGGACGAGGGCGAGCGTGAAGGGCGTAGCAACAGTTCTGCTGGCGGTGGTGGCGATCGCCACCGTCGCGCTCGGCGCGTTCGCAATCGTCGATCGCATGATGGCCGGCGAGCATGCGGCGGAGCGGCGCGCGCTGCTCGCGCGGCAAACCGAGTTGACCGGGCGCGCCCTTGCGCCCGGCTCGCCGCTCGCGTGCCTTGCCGGCGGCGCGGGGGAGACGGTCGGCAATGCCTGCGAGAAGGCGGTGTTTGCGGACGCCGCCTCGGCGTCGGCCGCTTTGTCCTTCACGGCGGCGCGGCTGCTGCTGTTGCAGGAGGCCGCACGGCTCGGCGATGCCGCTGTGACCACCGCTTTGACCGGCGATCGCCGGGCGATCGAACTCGATCGCTTCGGCCTCGCCGCGCAGGTGCTTGCGGACCGCGACGGCTGCACGCCGGAGCGTTGCGCCGCCTTCGCGCTGGTCGGCGAGACCGGTGCGATCAAGGCCAACATGAAGGCGCGCGTCTACGAACAATACGTCTCGCGCTATGCCGCCGAGTGGGGCCGTGCGCCGGCCGCCGCGGCAGCGCCGTCCCCAGGGCCGCAGGCCAGCCTGCCGCCAGTCATTCCTGTGACGCCGGACCCGGCTGCCATGGCCGCGGAGGGGGCACAGCCGCCGGCGGCCACCGGCCATCCCGTCGATCCGAAATGGGATTTCCCATCCTCGGATTCGATCCCCGCTGTCAGCATCATGAATTCCGAGCCGCCGCGTCCGAAGCTCAAGGAGGGAGCGGCGGCCCATACCGCAGCCGAGGGCGGCGCGCCGCCGGTGCCGCCGAAACGTCCACAGGCCCAGGCGCCAACCGCCACGCAGCCGCGCTAGTATCTTCACTCTCCGTTCGCCCCCGCGAAAGCGGGGCCCCGGCGCAAAATGCGTCGTTGCAGTGTGCTTCTGGTCCGCAAGGCGGCTTTCGCCGGCTTGCCCACAATAATTGGCGGACATCGGGTAAACCCGATGTCTGCGTGCGGGAATGAACGGGATGTGTTTCAGCGTCCACCGATCACGCGCTAGTATTCAAGGACGTAACGCCGGACCCGCCTGATGTTCTCATCCGTCCTGATTGCCAATCGCGGCGAGATCGCCTGCCGCATCGCCCGCACGGCCAAACGCCTGGGGCTGCGGACCATTGCCGTCTACTCGGAGGCCGACGCCAATGCATTGCATGTCCGCGTCTGCGATGAGGCCTATGCGATCGGCCCGGCGGCGGCGGCGCAGAGCTATCTGGTGATCGAGAAGATCATAGCCGCCGCGCAAGGCGCCGGCGCCGACTGCATCCATCCCGGCTACGGCTTCCTGTCCGAGAACGCGGCCTTCTCCGAGGCCTGTGCGGCGGCCGGCATCGTCTTCGTCGGCCCGCCGCCGGGCGCGATCCGCGCCATGGGCCTCAAGGACCGCGCCAAGGCGCTGATGGAGCAGGCCGGCGTGCCGGTGGTGCCCGGCTTCCACGGTGACAAGCAGGACCCGGCGTTCCTCAAGCGCAAGGCCTATGAGATCGGCTATCCGGTGCTGATCAAGGCGGTGGCCGGCGGCGGCGGCAAAGGCATGCGGCGTGTCGAGCGTCATGCCGATTTCGACGCCGCGCTCGAGGCGGCGCAACGCGAGGCGCAGTCGGCCTTCGGCGACGCGCGCGTGCTGATCGAGAAATACGTGACGAGCCCGCGGCACATCGAGGTGCAGGTCTTCGCCGACGCGCATGGCAACGCGATTCACCTCAATGAACGCGATTGCTCCTTGCAGCGCCGCCATCAGAAGGTGATCGAGGAAGCGCCGGCGCCGGGCATGAGCGCGGCGCTGCGCGCCAAGATGGGACAGGCGGCGACGGCCGCCGCGCTTGCCGTCGGCTATCGCGGCGCGGGCACGGTCGAGTTCATCGCCGACGGCACGGGTGGCCTCAAGGACGATGGCTTCTGGTTCATGGAGATGAACACGCGGCTTCAGGTCGAACATCCGGTGACGGAAGCGATCACCGGTCTCGATCTCGTCGAATGGCAATTCCGCATCGCCGCCGGTGAACCGTTGCCGTTGGCGCAAGATCAGGTCGGCGTCGACGGCCACGCCGTGGAGGCGCGGCTCTATGCCGAGGACCCGGAACGCGGCTTCCTGCCGTCGACCGGCACACTCGTCGCGCTGCAATTCCCGCGCGGCCAAGGCCTCCGCATCGACAGCGGCGTCGAAGCCGGCGACAGCGTGACGCCGTTCTACGATCCGATGATTGCCAAAGTGATCGCGCATGGCGCGACGCGCGACGAGGCGCTCGACAAGCTGGCCGACGCGCTCGAGCACACCGTCGTCGCCGGGCCCCGTAGCAATGCCGGCTTCCTGGCGGCGCTCGCGCGTGCCGACGACTTCCGCCAGGGCGCGTTCGACACGAGCTTCATCGATACGCATATGGGGTCGCTCGGCGCAGTGCCGCACGGTCTCGACCGCGCCGCCACGGCGCGTGGCGCGCAGGCCCTGCTGGCGAAGGAACGCGCCCGCTTCGCGGTGTCGGACCGGCCGGCCTCGCCCTGGGACGCGGGCGATGCCTTCCAATTGTCCGGCCCGCGCACGTTGTCATTGCCGGTGATCGCCGAAGGCGAAACCGTCACCGCGCATGTGGCTTACGAGGCGGATGGGCCGCGTGTCATGATCGGCGATGAAGCACCTGCGCGCGACGCCGAAACGATCATGGCCGAGGACGCGGTCTATGTGCTGCGCGCCGGCCGCCAGACCAAAGTGACGTTGCGCGACCATGTGCTCGACGAAGGGGCCGATGGCGGCGGCGGCGGTCTCGTGCGTGCGCCGATGCACGGCAAGGTGCTGGCGGTTCTGGTGGAGAAGGGCGCGACCGTCACGCGCGGCCAACGTGTCGCCATCATCGAGGCCATGAAGATGGAGCATACGCTCACCGCGCCGATCGACGGTGTCGTGACCGACGTTTCGGCGCTAAGGGATGCGCAGGTCGCCGAAGGCGCCAAGATCTTAGTCATCGAAGCTCAAGCGTAACTGGAACTGGAATGCCGCTTCATCTCATCAAGCTCTGTGTCGGCTGCGACTCCGTCGCCGACCTCGAAGAGTGGATCAAGCTCAAGGCCAAGGAGAAGAAGCGGCGCGGCCAGAAGCCGGAGCACATCCATACGACACGCATGTATCCCAAGCGTGCGGACGAACTGACCGCCGGCGGCTCGCTCTACTGGGTGATCAAGGGCCAGATCACCTGCCGCGAGAAGATCCTCGACATCCGCCAGACCACGGGCAAGGACGGCATCAAGCGCTGCCAGGTCGTGCTCGACGGCAAGGTGACGTTGGTCGAGCCGCGACCGCGCCAGGCTTTCCAGGGCTGGCGCTACCTCGAGGACAAGGAAGCGCCGCGCGATCTCGCCCGCGCCGCGCCCGGCGCCGCCAGCATGCCTGAGGCAATGCGGCGGGAATTGCAGGAACTGGGGCTGCTTTAACCGGCTGTCATCCGGGCGCCCCTGCCTTTGGCGAGCCCGGATCCAGTACGCAGTGATCTATTTTGCTAAGGCGTACGGGATCGCGCGCGGGCGATGACCGCGGCGGTCACACCCCCAGATTATCGATCAGCCGCGTCTTGCCGATCTTGGCCGCCACCAGGAGGCGGATCGGGCCGTCCTTCAGCGAGGCGATCGGTGCGAGCGTCACCGCGTGCCGCGCCTCCAGATAATCGACCGCGAAGCCGGCGCGCGCGATCTCGGCGCGGCCTTCTTCCAGCACCATCTCGGACGGCTCGCCCTGCTTGATGCGCTGGGCGGCCGCCTTCAACACGCGCGCCAGCACCGGCGCCACCGCGCGCTCTGCCGCCGACAGATAAGCGTTGCGCGAAGAGAGAGCGAGGCCATCCTTCTCGCGCACGGTCGGAATGCCGACGACTTTCACGGCCAAGTCGAGGTCCTTGGCCATCTGCGTGACGACCTGGAGCTGCTGATAGTCCTTCTGGCCGAACAACGCGACGTCGGGCTGAACTTGGGTGAACAGCTTGGCGACGACGGTCGCCACGCCGCCGAAGAAATGCGGGCGGAATTTGTCTTCGAGGCCCGTGAGCGCCGCGCCCTCCGGCGCGATCCGTGTGGCGAAGCCCTCCGGATACATCGCCTGGGGCGTTGGCGCCCAGACGACGTCGGCCTTGGCCTCGGCCAGGGCTTTGACGTCGGTGTCGAAGGTCCTGGGGTAGCTGCCGAAGTCCTCGTTGGGCGCGAACTGCGTCGGGTTGACGAAGATCGATACGACCACGCGATCGGCCCGCTTCCTGGCCTCCTTTACCAAGGTGAGGTGGCCCTGATGCAGCGCGCCCATGGTCGGCACGAGGGCAATGCGCTCGCCCTTGCGGCGGAAGGGCGACAGCGTCTTGCGCAGCACGGGGACGGTGCGGGCGATGATCGGTCGTCGGGGCATGGCGGTGGACCTGTCGGGCGGCTGTCACGAAAGCGGGCTAGCACCTAGCAAATGTGGTTAAGCCGGGCCATGCGATTAATAGTTAAGCCGCGAGCAGCTTGACTAAAATGAACGGATAAATTGAAGATTGGGGATCGATCGAGGGCAACATGCTGGTCCAGGCGATCCAGGAGTCTCCGCAGTCCGCGCATGTCGTCGTGCTCGGAAACGAGAAGGGCGGCTCCGGTAAATCCACGACGGCCCTGCATATCGCGGTCGCGCTGCTCAAGGCGGGCCAGCGCGTGGCGACCATTGATCTCGACTCCCGCCAGAAGAGCTTCACCCATTACATCGAGAACCGAAAGGCGTGGGCCGAGCGGGCGGGGCTCCGCCTCGAACTGCCGACGCATTTCTGCATCGAGCGCGCCGACGGTCCGTCGGTCGAGGCCAACGAGGCGCGCGAGTTCGCCAGCTTCTCGCAGGCAATCGCCAAGATCGAGCACAGCCACGACGTCGTCGTCATCGATACGCCGGGCAGCGACAGCTACCTGATGCGCCTCGCGCATTCGATGGCCGATACGCTGGTGACGCCGCTCAACGATTCCTTCGTCGATTTCGACGTGCTGGGGACGCTGGATCAAACCGACTTCTCCGTCACCGGCGAAAGCCACTACGCCCGGATGGTGCGCGAGGCGCGCCGGCAACGCCGTCTGATCGACGGCCGGCTGCTCGACTGGATCGTGGTGCGCAACCGGCTGTCGCAGCTCGGTTCACGCAACAAGCGCCTGGTCGGCGAGGGCATCGGCGAACTGGCGCGGCGGATGGGCTTTCGCAGCGTCGACGGCTTCGCCGAACGCGTCGTCTTCCGTGAGTTCTTTCCGCGCGGCCTGACCGCGCTGGACAACCTCGACGAGGCGACGCTGGGCACGCG from Pseudolabrys taiwanensis includes:
- a CDS encoding division plane positioning ATPase MipZ — translated: MLVQAIQESPQSAHVVVLGNEKGGSGKSTTALHIAVALLKAGQRVATIDLDSRQKSFTHYIENRKAWAERAGLRLELPTHFCIERADGPSVEANEAREFASFSQAIAKIEHSHDVVVIDTPGSDSYLMRLAHSMADTLVTPLNDSFVDFDVLGTLDQTDFSVTGESHYARMVREARRQRRLIDGRLLDWIVVRNRLSQLGSRNKRLVGEGIGELARRMGFRSVDGFAERVVFREFFPRGLTALDNLDEATLGTRPSMSHVTAREEVIGLLNTLHLPLCENGKRRAAARAEWYSVMDQPLQVHDVLA
- a CDS encoding DUF1489 family protein; protein product: MPLHLIKLCVGCDSVADLEEWIKLKAKEKKRRGQKPEHIHTTRMYPKRADELTAGGSLYWVIKGQITCREKILDIRQTTGKDGIKRCQVVLDGKVTLVEPRPRQAFQGWRYLEDKEAPRDLARAAPGAASMPEAMRRELQELGLL
- a CDS encoding GYD domain-containing protein encodes the protein MPTYITQGRYSRDAIKGMIVRPEDRADQVARLISKVGGRLVAYYVTFGEYDFLAIAEAPDDVQMAAALFAAGAGGGVTDLRTTVALTSIEAKGAFAAAADLAPSFKSAGGG
- a CDS encoding acetyl/propionyl/methylcrotonyl-CoA carboxylase subunit alpha, which produces MFSSVLIANRGEIACRIARTAKRLGLRTIAVYSEADANALHVRVCDEAYAIGPAAAAQSYLVIEKIIAAAQGAGADCIHPGYGFLSENAAFSEACAAAGIVFVGPPPGAIRAMGLKDRAKALMEQAGVPVVPGFHGDKQDPAFLKRKAYEIGYPVLIKAVAGGGGKGMRRVERHADFDAALEAAQREAQSAFGDARVLIEKYVTSPRHIEVQVFADAHGNAIHLNERDCSLQRRHQKVIEEAPAPGMSAALRAKMGQAATAAALAVGYRGAGTVEFIADGTGGLKDDGFWFMEMNTRLQVEHPVTEAITGLDLVEWQFRIAAGEPLPLAQDQVGVDGHAVEARLYAEDPERGFLPSTGTLVALQFPRGQGLRIDSGVEAGDSVTPFYDPMIAKVIAHGATRDEALDKLADALEHTVVAGPRSNAGFLAALARADDFRQGAFDTSFIDTHMGSLGAVPHGLDRAATARGAQALLAKERARFAVSDRPASPWDAGDAFQLSGPRTLSLPVIAEGETVTAHVAYEADGPRVMIGDEAPARDAETIMAEDAVYVLRAGRQTKVTLRDHVLDEGADGGGGGLVRAPMHGKVLAVLVEKGATVTRGQRVAIIEAMKMEHTLTAPIDGVVTDVSALRDAQVAEGAKILVIEAQA
- the panC gene encoding pantoate--beta-alanine ligase; the encoded protein is MPRRPIIARTVPVLRKTLSPFRRKGERIALVPTMGALHQGHLTLVKEARKRADRVVVSIFVNPTQFAPNEDFGSYPRTFDTDVKALAEAKADVVWAPTPQAMYPEGFATRIAPEGAALTGLEDKFRPHFFGGVATVVAKLFTQVQPDVALFGQKDYQQLQVVTQMAKDLDLAVKVVGIPTVREKDGLALSSRNAYLSAAERAVAPVLARVLKAAAQRIKQGEPSEMVLEEGRAEIARAGFAVDYLEARHAVTLAPIASLKDGPIRLLVAAKIGKTRLIDNLGV
- a CDS encoding Bug family tripartite tricarboxylate transporter substrate binding protein; translated protein: MRTFIRLAALLVPLVIASAAGAQNYPNRVVKMVVPFGAGGPADVYARVLAQYLTEETKQSFVIENRPGAGAVIGTDAVAKATPDGYTLLVMSNTHTTNESLLANKPYQLMRDFVPVATINYSDLLMVVNPSVPAKTVKEFIDLAKKEPGKLNYASSGPGTPYHMAGELFKAMSHTDVVHVPHKASGDARNSVVSGTVQMMLDAVTTMKALSEGGQVRALATTGATRNPLTPDLPTVAETVPGYEATIWLGVMAPKGTPKEVIAYLNAAINKVINRDDVKAAWLKQGAIPLVKTPEEFDAYLRKDIEKWAEVVKVSGAKVQ